A stretch of the Arthrobacter stackebrandtii genome encodes the following:
- a CDS encoding metallopeptidase family protein yields MQVNPLASIPSFGPFRMTEAEFDDAVQAAIAAIPADLRAEMDNVAIFTADDYVPGPGEDPDTVLLGLYEGTPLTERDSWWASGSLPDRITIFREPILEICHSREEVIREITVTVVHEIAHHFGIGDDRLHELGWG; encoded by the coding sequence ATGCAAGTGAATCCGTTGGCATCCATCCCGTCGTTTGGCCCGTTCCGCATGACCGAGGCGGAATTTGACGACGCCGTCCAGGCCGCCATCGCTGCCATCCCTGCGGATCTGCGCGCCGAAATGGACAATGTGGCGATCTTCACAGCGGACGACTACGTCCCCGGCCCCGGCGAGGACCCCGACACCGTGCTCCTGGGCCTCTACGAGGGCACCCCGCTGACCGAACGCGACTCCTGGTGGGCCTCAGGCTCCCTGCCCGACCGCATCACCATCTTCCGCGAGCCGATTCTGGAGATCTGCCACAGCCGCGAGGAGGTCATTCGGGAAATCACGGTGACGGTGGTGCATGAAATCGCCCACCATTTCGGCATCGGCGACGACCGGCTGCACGAACTTGGCTGGGGATAA
- a CDS encoding C40 family peptidase, whose translation MTRRFLLRGTTALACATFAAGSLLSPALASPPLSTTAAQQFSLRPFSPKVPTQDDIARAKESESATAAVSAQLDQAISDAKQRMDASVVASMGANDAYTNAMVLRDRRVAEADASQARADEATAAYGKAKTQLGQLAGSLYKNGGLDLSVQTFLASDDADDAIYQASTLMVLGTNRAQTFNTAEAAAATSTALADQAAEARKAADAAIAAAQASLTTAEQAARAQAAVVADASAQRQLTLERLATLHDTTVELEGARVDELERKAQAEALARQIAESAQAPEPVRPLGTDVSPLAQTPAAANPEPAKLPKPQPAKPAPAIPAPAPKPAPVPAPAPAPAPVPAPAPAPAPTTPPAPAPAPKPTPPPPAPKPTPPVEPPAPPVAPPSDNSINVMVNYAMSKVGSPYLLGGTGPTAFDCSGLVQQAFAAAGRWVPRTGTDQFWAAPVRVPISQMQYGDLLVFNESGGAFSHIAIYIGNNQVVQALNPTQPLGVTDLQWMTGMSLYPYAARY comes from the coding sequence ATGACAAGGCGCTTCTTGCTTCGCGGCACCACCGCACTGGCCTGTGCCACCTTCGCCGCCGGCTCCCTCCTCTCCCCCGCACTTGCCTCCCCGCCCCTAAGCACGACGGCGGCCCAACAGTTTTCGTTGCGCCCGTTTAGTCCCAAGGTGCCCACCCAGGATGACATTGCCCGGGCCAAGGAATCCGAGTCCGCCACCGCGGCCGTTTCGGCCCAGCTGGACCAGGCCATCAGCGACGCGAAGCAGCGCATGGACGCCTCCGTCGTCGCCTCCATGGGCGCCAACGATGCCTACACGAACGCCATGGTGCTGAGGGACAGGCGCGTGGCCGAGGCGGATGCCTCACAGGCACGCGCGGATGAGGCAACAGCGGCGTACGGCAAGGCCAAGACCCAGCTGGGCCAGCTTGCGGGCAGCCTGTACAAGAACGGCGGGCTGGACCTCAGCGTCCAGACCTTCCTGGCCAGCGACGACGCCGACGACGCCATCTACCAGGCCTCCACCCTCATGGTCCTGGGCACCAACCGGGCCCAAACCTTCAACACGGCGGAAGCCGCTGCCGCAACGTCAACGGCACTGGCAGACCAGGCTGCCGAGGCACGCAAGGCTGCGGACGCCGCCATTGCCGCCGCACAGGCGTCCCTCACGACGGCCGAGCAGGCAGCCCGGGCGCAGGCCGCCGTGGTTGCCGACGCTTCTGCACAGCGCCAACTCACGCTCGAGCGCCTGGCCACCCTCCACGACACCACTGTGGAATTGGAAGGCGCCCGCGTGGACGAACTGGAACGCAAGGCCCAGGCGGAGGCATTGGCCCGGCAGATTGCAGAATCCGCGCAGGCCCCCGAACCTGTCAGGCCGCTCGGCACGGACGTGAGCCCACTGGCCCAAACCCCTGCCGCTGCCAATCCGGAACCCGCGAAGCTGCCCAAGCCCCAGCCCGCGAAACCGGCCCCGGCGATTCCCGCCCCTGCACCCAAGCCGGCCCCGGTCCCAGCACCGGCACCGGCACCTGCACCTGTACCAGCACCAGCTCCCGCGCCAGCGCCAACCACGCCGCCGGCACCCGCTCCGGCACCCAAGCCCACCCCGCCCCCTCCCGCACCCAAGCCGACACCACCGGTGGAGCCTCCGGCGCCGCCAGTTGCGCCGCCCTCGGACAATTCCATCAACGTCATGGTGAACTACGCGATGTCCAAGGTGGGCAGCCCATACCTGCTGGGCGGCACCGGCCCCACGGCGTTTGACTGCTCCGGGCTTGTCCAGCAGGCGTTCGCAGCAGCCGGACGCTGGGTGCCCCGCACTGGAACAGATCAGTTCTGGGCGGCGCCGGTGCGGGTCCCGATCTCCCAGATGCAGTACGGGGACCTGCTGGTGTTCAACGAGTCCGGCGGAGCATTCAGCCACATCGCGATCTACATCGGCAACAACCAGGTGGTCCAGGCTCTGAACCCGACCCAGCCGCTGGGCGTTACGGACCTGCAGTGGATGACGGGCATGAGCCTGTATCCGTACGCGGCCAGGTACTAG
- a CDS encoding universal stress protein yields the protein MSSQDDTTSAPTPEFSPNPTGIVVGIDGSEQSHCALIWAAREAKKRNVPLHLVTAYTVPIFAASGLDGGYATVDDDVIRQGAEAVLRESAAKVAHLNVQMDARVENGDAAGVLLDLSESAELLVFGSRGRGGFMGRLLGSVSTALPAHAKCPTVTVPLSCAPRFGEELEAGDARPVIEKVVTVGVDGSDQARYAVLLAAEQAQRNGSTLRIICAVQPYTGSLAWMPAPVDREALFEEIQVQLDAGKKWLQHHFPNLPIVLDLQEGSAVDALVKASETSELLVMGTRGRGGFAGMLLGSTTDGVRHHAKGPILVVRDKEDPRQGDRSAFGPLLKA from the coding sequence ATGAGCAGCCAAGACGACACTACGTCGGCACCCACGCCCGAATTCTCCCCCAACCCAACAGGCATTGTGGTCGGCATCGACGGCTCCGAGCAAAGCCACTGCGCCCTGATCTGGGCCGCCCGCGAGGCCAAGAAGCGCAACGTGCCCCTGCACCTGGTCACCGCCTACACGGTGCCCATATTTGCCGCGTCCGGGCTCGACGGCGGTTACGCCACCGTGGACGACGACGTCATTCGCCAGGGCGCCGAGGCGGTGCTCCGCGAGTCGGCCGCCAAGGTGGCGCACCTGAACGTCCAAATGGACGCCCGCGTTGAAAACGGCGATGCCGCCGGGGTGCTGCTGGACCTCAGCGAGAGCGCCGAACTGCTGGTGTTTGGTTCGCGCGGCCGGGGCGGCTTCATGGGCCGGCTGCTGGGCAGCGTCAGCACGGCGCTGCCGGCCCACGCAAAATGCCCCACCGTCACCGTCCCGCTCAGCTGCGCGCCGCGGTTTGGCGAGGAACTGGAGGCCGGGGACGCCAGGCCCGTCATTGAAAAGGTCGTCACGGTCGGCGTGGACGGTTCGGACCAGGCCCGGTATGCGGTGCTGCTAGCCGCAGAACAGGCCCAACGCAACGGCAGCACGCTACGCATCATCTGCGCGGTCCAGCCGTACACAGGTTCACTTGCCTGGATGCCCGCGCCCGTGGACCGGGAGGCATTGTTTGAAGAGATCCAGGTCCAGCTCGACGCCGGCAAGAAGTGGCTGCAGCACCACTTCCCCAATCTGCCGATCGTCCTGGACCTGCAGGAAGGCTCCGCCGTGGATGCACTGGTCAAGGCCAGTGAAACGTCCGAGCTGCTGGTCATGGGCACCCGCGGCCGCGGCGGCTTCGCCGGCATGCTGCTCGGTTCCACCACCGACGGCGTCCGGCACCACGCCAAGGGCCCCATCTTGGTGGTCCGAGACAAGGAAGACCCCCGCCAGGGCGACCGTTCCGCATTTGGCCCGCTGCTGAAGGCCTGA